One region of Myxocyprinus asiaticus isolate MX2 ecotype Aquarium Trade chromosome 38, UBuf_Myxa_2, whole genome shotgun sequence genomic DNA includes:
- the kcnt1a gene encoding LOW QUALITY PROTEIN: potassium channel subfamily T member 1 (The sequence of the model RefSeq protein was modified relative to this genomic sequence to represent the inferred CDS: substituted 1 base at 1 genomic stop codon) — protein sequence MEQKNAVPSWDKPALVNWRLDSLGSDAGQRVHVEFYVDENTLKERLKLFFIKNQRSSLRIQIFNFCLKLLTCVLYIIRVMTENPAQLRNTCINCNSTSQTNEINWELIFWVDRKLPVWAIQVIVASISFMEAMLLMYLSYKGNIWEQMFQVSFLLEMLNTVPFIITIFWPPLRNLFIPVFLNCWLAKCALESMINDLHRAIQRTHSAMFNQVLILICTLLCLVFTGTCGIQHLERAGKNSLSLFNALYFCIVTFSTVGFGDVTPQIWPSKLLVVVMICVALVVLPLQFEELIYLWMERQKSGGNYSRHRAQTERHVVLCVSTLKIDLLMDFLNEFYAHPHTQDYYVVILCPCEVDVQVRRILQIPLWSQRVIYLQGSALKNQDLLRAKMDDAEACFILSSRNEADRMAADHQTILRAWAVKDFAPNCPLYVQILKPENKFHVKFADHVVCEEEFKYAMLALNCLCPATSTLITLLVHTSRGQEGQQSPEQWQRMYGRCSGNEVYHIRLGDSMFFGEYNTKSFTYAAFHAHKKYGVCMIGVKREVNKSILLNPGPRHIMAASDTCYYMNITKEENSAFIFRQEADRGKRRSHSDILNSPSGLPVHNIIASMGTVALDFENSSPTETGTERALSPENDVRSRHPSIAPVLEKADSASLLPCDLLSDQSEEEAGHSDEDVTANKFVKGYPPNSPYIGSSPTLCHLLPQKAPFCCLRLDQGCEHVSFEDAKAYGFKNKLIIVSAEMAGNGLYNFIVPLRAYYRPRIELNPIVLLLDNLPDDHFLEAISCFPMVYYMGGTIDNLDSLLQCGVLYADNLVVVDKESTMSAEEDYMADAKTIVNVQTMFRLFPSLCIITELTHPSNMRFMQFRAKDCYSLALSKLEKFKVXYVSLCVFDWQKERDKGSNLAFMFRLPFAAGRVFSISMLDTLLYQCFVKDYMIPIARLLLGLDTTPGSGFLCAMRVCEADLWIQTYGRLFQKFCSSSSEIPIGIYRTESHSPPEFYGSVSIERLNDTREKGEESKILTQSSSSSDQSEHPFLRRKSMHWTRRLSRWSVKRSDSSLSSVQQRLGVSRRSEREELTELVRNRMQHLGLHTAGDKDVTNLTASDVMNRVNLGYLQDELNDQQNSISYVLINPAPDTLLQVNDVVFLIRPDPLAHVPDAPPEQNRHCCRSTTDTPELNKV from the exons ATGGAACAGAAGAATGCCGTGCCATCCTGGGATAAGCCGGCATTGGTCAACTGGAGGCTGGACTCTCTTGGTAGCGATGCTGGTCAGAG gGTTCATGTGGAGTTTTATGTGGATGAGAACACGTTAAAAGAGAGGCTTAAACTCTTCTTCATCAAAAACCAGAGATCCA GTTTAAGGATCCAAATATTTAACTTCTGCCTGAAGCTTTTGACATGTGTTCTTTACATTATACGAGTAATGACAGAAAATCCAGCCCAGCTCCGCAACACGTG CATCAACTGCAACAGCACCTCACAGACCAATGAGATCAACTG GGAGCTGATATTCTGGGTAGACAGAAAATTACCCGTTTGGGCCATCCAG GTGATTGTAGCATCCATAAGTTTCATGGAGGCTATGTTGCTAATGTACCTCAGCTACAAG GGTAATATTTGGGAGCAGATGTTTCAGGTGTCCTTCCTACTGGAGATGTTGAATACTGTCCCGTTTATCATTACG ATCTTCTGGCCTCCTCTCAGAAACCTGTTTATACCTGTGTTCCTCAACTGCTGGCTCGCCAAGTGTGCACTGGAGAGTATGATC AATGATCTGCACAGGGCGATTCAGAGAACACACTCCGCCATGTTTAACCAAGTTCTCATTCTTATCTGCACTCTTTTATGTCTCGTTTTTACTGG cACGTGTGGTATCCAGCATTTAGAACGGGCTGGTAAGAATAGCCTGTCTCTCTTTAAcgctttgtatttttgcattgtaactTTCTCGACGGTGGGCTTTGGCGACGTGACGCCTCAGATCTGGCCGTCTAAGTTGCTGGTGGTGGTGATGATCTGTGTGGCTCTGGTAGTGCTGCCCCTACAG TTTGAGGAGTTGATATATCTGTGGATGGAAAGGCAGAAGTCTGGAGGAAACTATAGCCGACATCGGGCTCAGACAGAGAGGCATGTGGTCTTGTGTGTGAGCACTCTCAAAATCGACCTGCTCATGGACTTTCTCAATGAATTCTATGCTCACCCGCATACACAG GATTATTACGTGGTGATCTTATGTCCATGTGAAGTGGACGTCCAGGTGAGGAGGATTTTGCAGATTCCACTCTGGTCCCAAAGAGTCATCTACCTGCAAGGCTCCGCCCTCAAAAACCAGGATCTGCTCAGAGCCAA GATGGACGATGCAGAAGCATGTTTTATTCTCAGCAGCAGGAATGAAGCTGATCGCATGGCTGCA GATCATCAGACCATTCTGAGGGCTTGGGCCGTAAAGGACTTTGCTCCAAACTGCCCTCTCTACGTCCAGATCCTTAAACCCGAAAACAAGTTCCATGTTAAATTTGCAG ATCATGTTGTGTGTGAGGAAGAGTTTAAATATGCCATGTTGGCTCTGAACTGTCTGTGTCCGGCTACATCCACACTGATCACTTTATTGGTCCACACATCTCGTGGACA AGAGGGGCAGCAGTCTCCGGAGCAGTGGCAGAGAATGTACGGGCGTTGTTCGGGTAACGAGGTGTATCATATCCGCTTGGGTGACAGTATGTTCTTTGGAGAGTACAACACCAAAAGCTTTACCTATGCAGCCTTTCATGCCCACAAAAA gtacGGTGTGTGTATGATCGGTGTGAAGAGAGAAGTTAACAAGAGCATCTTGTTGAACCCTGGACCACGTCACATCATGGCTGCCAGCGACACTTGTTACTACATGAACATCACAAAAGAGGAAAACTCTGCCTTCATCTTCAGACAGGAAGCAGATCGGGGAAAACGGCGGAGCCACAGTGACATTTTAAACAGCCCGTCTGGCCTACCTGTTCATAACATTATCGCTAGCATGG GAACGGTGGCTTTGGATTTTGAGAACTCCAGTCCCACTGAAACTGGCACTGAACGTGCTCTATCTCCAGAGAATGATGTCAGAAGTCGGCACCCAAGCATAGCTCCTGTTCTGGAGAAAGCTGACTCAGCCTCCTTACTGCCATGTGATCTCCTTagtgaccaatcagaagaagAGGCCGGCCACTCAGATGAAGATGTAACAGCTAATAA ATTTGTGAAAGGTTACCCCCCAAACTCTCCTTATATCGGGAGCTCCCCGACCCTCTGCCACCTGCTACCCCAGAAAGCCCCTTTCTGCTGCCTACGGCTTGACCAG GGCTGCGAGCATGTTAGCTTTGAAGACGCAAAAGCATATGGCTTTAAAAACAAGCTAATCATCGTTTCAGCAGAGATGGCAGGAAACGGCCTTTACAACTTCATAGTGCCTTTAAGAGCCTATTACAGACCACGGATAGAACTCAACCCTATAGTCCTGCTGTTAGACAACCT ACCTGATGACCACTTCCTTGAAGCCATATCCTGCTTTCCAATGGTGTACTACATGGGCGGCACCATTGACAA TTTGGACAGCCTGTTACAGTGTGGGGTTCTGTATGCTGATAATCTGGTGGTGGTGGATAAAGAGAGCACTATGAGCGCAGAGGAAGACTACATGGCCGACGCTAAAACTATTGTCAACGTGCAGACCATGTTCAG gttgtttccaagtctgtGTATTATAACAGAACTCACTCACCCCTCAAACATGAGATTCATGCAGTTCAGAGCGAAGGACTGTTACTCCCTCGCCCTGTCTAAACTAGAGAAG TTTAA AGTGTAATATGTTTCTTTATGTGTGTTTGATTGGCAGAAAGAACGTGATAAAGGTTCTAATCTCGCCTTCATGTTCCGTCTTCCCTTTGCGGCTGGTCGAGTCTTCAGTATCAGCATGCTGGACACACTTCTCTACCAG tgttttgtgAAGGACTACATGATCCCAATTGCCAGATTACTGCTCGGGCTGGACACCACACCTGGATCAGGGTTTTTGTGCGCT ATGCGTGTGTGTGAAGCTGATCTGTGGATCCAAACATACGGGAGATTGTTCCAGAAGTTCTGCTCATCTAGTTCAGAGATTCCCATCGGGATCTACCGCACAGAATCACACTCACCTCCTGAG TTTTATGGTTCTGTCAGCATTGAGCGCTTAAACGACACCAGGGAGAAGGGGGAGGAGTCAAAGATCCTCACACAGAGCTCCTCCAGCAGtgaccaatcagaacaccctTTCCTGAGAAGGAAGAGCATGCACTGGACAAGGCGTCTTAGTAGGTGGAGCGTAAAGAGGAGTGACTCCTCCCTCAGCTCTGTGCAGCAGCGACTAGGTGTGTCTCGGCGCTCTGAGAGGGAGGAGCTTACGGAACTGGTCAGGAACCGCATGCAGCACCTGGGTCTGCACACAGCTGGAGACA AGGATGTTACGAACCTAACAGCCAGTGACGTGATGAACAGAGTTAATTTAGGATATTTGCAAG ATGAGTTGAACGACCAGCAGAATTCAATTTCATATGTGCTCATAAACCCCGCCCCCGACACGCTGCTGCAGGTCAACGATGTTGT ATTCCTGATCCGTCCAGATCCACTGGCTCATGTGCCTGATGCACCGCCTGAACAGAACCGTCACTGCTGCCGGTCCACAACAGACACACCAGAACTGAACAAAGTTTAA